In one Deinococcus humi genomic region, the following are encoded:
- the proB gene encoding glutamate 5-kinase, protein MRVVLKLGTSVLTAGGDRLSRPRMVDLMRSMVAVQAAGHGLVLVSSGAVLAGWEALGFPSRDRTLAEKQLLAAVGQSRLMHLYALLAELYGVNVAQVLLTADDFRDRTRYLNARTTLEACLSRGVLPIINENDAVALEQIRVGDNDTLSAFVANLVDADLLVILTDAPGLYTADPRTDPDATLIPVVERVTPEVWARAGGAGSHRGTGGMHTKIQAAEIATRAGTPVVIAPGDAPEALARIVGGEALGTRFLAAGSRLEARKRWILAEVAPARVHLDDGAAQAVTERGSSLLPAGIRRVEGEFQRGQTIRLIAPGGAEVARGLTRYASGDLGRIAGHHSREIEALLGFTYGPEAVHRDDLVRL, encoded by the coding sequence ATGCGCGTCGTCCTCAAGCTTGGCACCAGTGTCCTGACGGCGGGGGGAGACCGCCTGAGCCGCCCGCGCATGGTGGACCTGATGCGCTCGATGGTGGCGGTGCAGGCCGCCGGGCACGGGCTGGTCCTGGTCAGCAGCGGCGCGGTGCTGGCGGGCTGGGAGGCGCTGGGCTTTCCCTCACGGGACCGCACGCTGGCCGAGAAACAGCTGCTGGCCGCCGTGGGCCAGAGCCGCCTGATGCACCTGTACGCCCTGCTGGCCGAGCTGTACGGCGTGAACGTGGCGCAGGTGCTGCTGACCGCCGACGACTTCCGGGACCGGACCCGCTACCTGAACGCCCGCACCACGCTGGAAGCCTGCCTGAGCCGGGGCGTGCTGCCAATCATCAACGAGAACGACGCGGTGGCCCTGGAACAGATCCGGGTGGGCGACAACGATACCCTCTCGGCCTTCGTGGCGAATCTGGTGGACGCCGATCTGCTGGTCATCCTGACCGACGCGCCGGGCTTGTACACCGCCGATCCACGCACGGACCCGGACGCCACCCTGATTCCCGTGGTAGAGCGCGTGACGCCGGAGGTCTGGGCGCGGGCAGGCGGCGCAGGCTCGCACCGGGGCACGGGCGGAATGCACACCAAGATCCAGGCCGCCGAGATCGCCACCCGCGCCGGAACCCCGGTGGTCATCGCCCCTGGCGACGCGCCGGAGGCGCTGGCCCGCATCGTGGGCGGCGAGGCGCTGGGCACCCGCTTCCTGGCGGCTGGATCGCGCCTGGAAGCCCGCAAGCGCTGGATTCTGGCGGAAGTGGCCCCGGCCCGCGTGCATCTGGATGACGGCGCGGCGCAGGCGGTGACCGAGCGCGGTTCCAGCCTGCTGCCTGCCGGAATCCGCCGTGTGGAGGGCGAGTTTCAGCGTGGTCAGACCATTCGTCTGATTGCCCCCGGCGGCGCGGAAGTGGCGCGCGGCCTGACGCGCTATGCCTCGGGTGATCTGGGCCGCATTGCGGGGCACCACTCGCGCGAGATCGAGGCGCTGCTGGGCTTCACCTATGGCCCGGAAGCAGTGCACCGGGACGATCTGGTGCGGCTGTAA
- a CDS encoding phosphoribosylanthranilate isomerase, whose translation MPDLSPQVKVCGTTSVHDAVLSAQAGADALGFIFAPVSKRLVSPDVAREAGLSVGPAVARVGVFLDQGLNEVLRTAEAARVSAVQLHGSLSETFVRTVADFYPVLRVVRPDELPAAGMRWQDVPGVTLMLDAPQPGGGVPLDWDRLRQTFPPGTWLAGGLGPWNVAEAIRVLRPAGVDAVSHLEARPGVKDLAKVTAFIAAVRASTP comes from the coding sequence ATGCCTGACCTCAGCCCCCAGGTCAAGGTCTGCGGCACCACCTCCGTCCACGACGCGGTGCTGTCGGCGCAGGCCGGGGCCGACGCCCTAGGGTTTATCTTCGCGCCCGTCAGTAAACGGCTGGTGTCGCCGGACGTGGCGCGCGAGGCTGGCCTGAGCGTGGGGCCAGCGGTGGCGCGGGTGGGTGTCTTTCTGGACCAGGGCCTGAACGAGGTGCTGCGAACGGCCGAGGCCGCACGGGTTTCGGCGGTGCAGCTTCATGGGTCCCTTTCCGAGACGTTCGTGCGGACGGTGGCCGACTTTTACCCGGTGCTGCGCGTCGTGCGGCCCGACGAGCTGCCCGCAGCAGGAATGCGCTGGCAGGACGTACCGGGCGTGACCCTGATGCTGGACGCACCCCAGCCGGGCGGCGGCGTGCCGCTGGACTGGGACCGTCTGCGCCAGACCTTTCCGCCCGGCACCTGGTTGGCCGGAGGCCTGGGGCCGTGGAACGTGGCGGAGGCGATTCGGGTCTTGCGGCCCGCTGGGGTGGACGCCGTGAGCCACCTGGAAGCCCGCCCTGGCGTGAAGGATCTGGCGAAAGTGACCGCCTTTATTGCGGCCGTCCGGGCCTCCACACCATGA
- a CDS encoding glucodextranase DOMON-like domain-containing protein, whose product MLWLLLTTTLLTVPDPAGDARGDGGYILPRQPAVTEEALDLRSFGAAPQGGGMRFRVSFGQISNPWNAPSGFSAGVTDIFIKTSPGGRQALADTGLRARSGGWQYHLRVTGFGSTLERVTEQEDVLQPLSAPTVRIEGTELVIDSAVPPGSYAYWVTSSVYTPLSADGLLRPTGGTGPGSLQTGQANAPTPVDVLAPAGDARAFTDGTLAPVGETRDRASLLLAGLGGLGLLLTVGATVAIWRRP is encoded by the coding sequence GTGCTCTGGCTGCTGCTCACCACCACCCTGCTGACTGTTCCCGACCCGGCGGGGGACGCGCGTGGGGACGGCGGCTACATCCTGCCGCGCCAGCCCGCCGTGACCGAGGAAGCGCTGGACCTGCGCTCATTCGGCGCCGCGCCGCAGGGGGGTGGCATGCGCTTCAGGGTCAGCTTCGGGCAGATCAGCAACCCGTGGAACGCTCCGTCGGGCTTCTCGGCGGGCGTCACCGATATCTTCATCAAGACCAGTCCCGGCGGGCGTCAGGCGCTGGCGGACACCGGCCTGCGCGCCCGCAGCGGCGGCTGGCAGTACCACCTGCGCGTCACCGGTTTCGGCAGCACGCTCGAGCGGGTAACGGAGCAGGAGGACGTCCTGCAGCCCCTGAGCGCGCCCACTGTGCGGATTGAGGGCACCGAACTGGTCATCGACAGCGCCGTGCCCCCCGGAAGTTACGCGTACTGGGTCACCAGCAGCGTCTACACCCCGCTGTCGGCGGACGGGTTGCTCAGGCCCACGGGTGGGACCGGCCCCGGCAGCCTGCAGACCGGGCAGGCGAATGCGCCCACGCCCGTGGACGTGCTGGCCCCCGCAGGCGACGCCCGCGCCTTTACCGACGGCACGCTGGCCCCGGTTGGCGAGACCCGTGACCGCGCCAGTCTGCTCCTGGCCGGCCTGGGCGGGCTGGGGCTGCTGCTGACCGTGGGCGCGACGGTGGCCATCTGGCGGCGACCATGA
- a CDS encoding metallophosphoesterase: MTDSPLLSLPSPAVIALIGAPGAGRHTFAARHFQPSQVLSGDFSLELRGRLARGEPTVIDAPLTRPDERRLVLEAARAHDLPAAAVVLDLPRTVLEERAVRLGRDPGSVLPEFAELRRTLGGLQKEGFRPVYVLRSVAEIDAAQVVYVPLAPDRLDLHGPFDFIGDVHGCLPELLDLLDRLGYVITGSAVMPPAGRTAVFLGDLTDRGPDSAGVLRLVMGMVASGAALCVPGNHDEKLARALDGKAVKAVHGLDLTLEQLDAAGEAFKAGVRAFIGKLPSHLVLDGGRVVVAHAGLPERYQGRVSGRVRSFTLYGDVDGTYDALGLPVRRDWAAGYTGEAIVVYGHTPVAAPVWVNRTVDIDTGCAFGGALTALRYPELNFFSVPARQQYVPPPRPLPLLGPGTGTPELR; this comes from the coding sequence ATGACCGATTCCCCCCTTCTGTCCCTTCCCTCCCCAGCCGTGATCGCTTTAATCGGCGCACCCGGCGCGGGCAGGCACACCTTCGCCGCCCGGCATTTCCAGCCCTCTCAGGTGCTGTCGGGCGATTTCTCGCTGGAATTGCGGGGCCGGCTCGCGCGGGGCGAACCGACCGTGATCGACGCTCCACTGACCCGCCCGGACGAGCGGCGACTCGTGCTGGAGGCCGCCCGCGCCCATGATCTGCCCGCCGCCGCCGTCGTCCTCGATCTGCCCCGGACGGTGCTGGAGGAGCGGGCCGTGCGGTTGGGCCGTGATCCAGGCTCGGTCCTGCCCGAGTTCGCCGAGCTACGACGCACGCTGGGCGGCCTCCAGAAGGAGGGCTTTCGTCCGGTCTACGTTCTGCGCTCTGTGGCCGAGATCGACGCCGCACAGGTGGTATACGTGCCGCTAGCTCCAGATCGGCTTGATCTGCACGGCCCCTTTGACTTTATCGGCGACGTGCACGGCTGCCTCCCGGAACTGCTGGACCTGCTGGACCGACTCGGTTACGTCATCACCGGGTCAGCGGTGATGCCTCCAGCGGGCCGCACCGCCGTCTTTCTGGGCGATCTGACCGATCGGGGGCCGGACAGCGCGGGCGTGCTGCGGCTGGTGATGGGCATGGTGGCGTCGGGCGCGGCGCTGTGCGTGCCGGGAAACCACGACGAGAAGCTGGCCCGCGCGCTGGACGGCAAGGCGGTCAAGGCGGTGCACGGTCTGGACCTGACCTTGGAACAACTGGACGCGGCGGGCGAGGCCTTTAAAGCCGGGGTGCGGGCCTTTATCGGCAAGCTGCCCAGCCACTTGGTGCTGGACGGCGGGCGGGTGGTGGTGGCGCACGCCGGGTTGCCGGAACGCTACCAGGGCCGCGTCTCCGGCCGCGTGCGCAGCTTCACGCTGTACGGCGACGTGGACGGCACCTACGACGCGCTGGGCCTGCCTGTGCGCCGGGACTGGGCCGCCGGGTACACGGGGGAGGCCATCGTGGTCTACGGGCACACGCCGGTCGCCGCGCCCGTCTGGGTCAACCGCACGGTGGATATCGACACCGGCTGCGCGTTTGGCGGCGCCCTGACCGCGCTGCGCTACCCGGAACTGAACTTTTTCAGCGTGCCCGCGCGCCAGCAGTATGTGCCCCCACCGCGCCCCCTGCCGCTGCTGGGGCCGGGGACGGGCACACCCGAATTGCGCTAG
- a CDS encoding DUF4127 family protein translates to MLRPALLLSLFLTAQAGAQTLLPLDSRPATRVLPALIAGLAGGTPHVPPALLLGNAAQEANPALLAAWLNTQSTAGPLIVALDALAYGGLVQSRTSPLTASAALARLEPLREWHTRTGQPIYAFITLPREPDATDRARNLAVARAMLDWAQAGIFAALDITWDDALPGSPAPAEGAALAGEAAARGLTNVRVYPGADEVLSMLVARALAPQEKTVRVEYSDPVAAEKVIRYEGIPLTRSAANHAAGSGFTVVDSAVDTTEADLTLYVFNGGDPRQAALRVSALLRRGPVAVADVERVNLGNSRLWADLTTLRQHANLRALATWGTPGNNLGSALAHARLSLNGADPVRQDALLAREYTNDVIYSSELRAALRKAVPEKELDTPKGQAALLRLAQDYFPLRVGNAYMLNDAVLPWGRSFEWDFDLKAR, encoded by the coding sequence ATGCTTCGCCCTGCCCTTCTTCTTTCTCTGTTCCTGACGGCCCAGGCCGGCGCACAGACCCTGCTGCCCCTGGATTCACGGCCCGCGACACGGGTGCTGCCCGCGCTGATCGCGGGGCTGGCAGGCGGCACGCCCCACGTTCCGCCCGCCCTGCTGCTGGGCAACGCCGCGCAGGAGGCCAATCCGGCGCTGCTGGCTGCCTGGCTGAACACCCAGTCCACCGCTGGTCCGCTGATCGTCGCGCTGGACGCGCTGGCTTACGGCGGTCTGGTTCAGTCTCGCACCAGTCCGCTGACGGCGTCGGCAGCGCTGGCCCGACTGGAACCCCTGCGCGAGTGGCACACCCGCACCGGGCAGCCCATCTACGCCTTCATCACCCTGCCGCGCGAGCCGGACGCCACAGACCGGGCGCGCAATCTGGCGGTGGCGCGGGCCATGCTGGACTGGGCACAGGCGGGCATTTTTGCCGCGCTGGACATCACCTGGGACGACGCCCTGCCCGGCAGCCCGGCCCCGGCAGAGGGCGCAGCGCTGGCAGGTGAAGCGGCGGCCAGAGGATTGACGAACGTGCGCGTCTACCCCGGCGCGGACGAGGTGCTGTCCATGCTGGTGGCCCGCGCCCTGGCCCCTCAGGAGAAGACCGTGCGTGTGGAATACAGCGATCCGGTGGCCGCCGAGAAGGTCATCCGCTACGAGGGGATCCCCCTGACCCGCAGCGCGGCTAACCACGCGGCGGGCAGCGGATTCACGGTGGTGGACTCGGCTGTGGATACGACTGAGGCCGACCTGACCCTCTACGTCTTCAACGGCGGCGATCCCAGGCAGGCAGCCCTGCGCGTCAGCGCCCTGCTGCGGCGCGGGCCAGTAGCGGTGGCGGACGTGGAGCGGGTCAATCTGGGCAACTCGCGGCTGTGGGCGGACCTGACCACGTTGCGTCAGCACGCCAATCTGCGGGCGCTGGCAACGTGGGGCACGCCCGGCAACAACCTGGGCTCGGCGCTGGCCCACGCCAGGCTGAGCCTGAACGGGGCCGATCCGGTGCGCCAGGACGCCCTGCTGGCCCGTGAGTACACCAACGACGTGATCTACAGCAGCGAACTGCGCGCCGCGCTACGCAAGGCCGTGCCGGAAAAGGAGCTCGACACGCCGAAGGGTCAGGCTGCGCTGCTGAGGCTGGCGCAGGATTACTTTCCATTGCGAGTTGGCAACGCCTACATGCTGAACGACGCCGTCCTGCCGTGGGGCCGCTCGTTCGAGTGGGATTTCGATCTGAAGGCACGCTAA
- a CDS encoding DMT family transporter, with protein MSLDPAVETVGPARPTVPAPLLILAAACLWGLLGIFGKGVQAAGVAPLEVAFWRALLAGALYALHALLTRSPLPRGRDLWITAGFGIAGVSIFYGSYQLAVRAGGASLASVLLYTAPAFVALLGWAFLRERPGGREWLAIAGTLLGITLISLGGGQGVSVTLPALAFGLIAGFTYSLYYLYGKAFFHRYSTPALLGVALPVGALGLLPFVLAEGFATKTAPAWAGLGSIAVLSTYLAYLLYSAGLRRLNATRASVIASVEPVVAAALAALLFGERLAALALLGAALVIGAALLLSVEKKAPTRGR; from the coding sequence ATGAGTTTGGACCCGGCGGTGGAGACGGTGGGTCCGGCCCGCCCCACCGTTCCCGCGCCGCTGCTGATCCTAGCCGCCGCGTGCCTGTGGGGCCTGCTGGGTATTTTCGGCAAGGGCGTGCAGGCGGCGGGGGTGGCCCCGCTGGAGGTCGCCTTCTGGCGGGCACTCCTGGCGGGCGCACTGTACGCCCTGCACGCGCTGCTCACGCGTAGCCCCCTGCCGCGCGGGCGGGACCTGTGGATTACGGCGGGCTTCGGGATCGCCGGGGTCAGCATCTTTTACGGTTCGTATCAGCTGGCCGTGAGGGCCGGCGGGGCCAGTCTGGCGTCAGTGCTGCTGTACACCGCTCCGGCCTTCGTGGCGCTGCTGGGCTGGGCCTTTTTGCGTGAGAGGCCCGGTGGGCGCGAGTGGCTGGCGATTGCCGGAACGTTGCTGGGCATCACCCTGATCAGCCTGGGCGGTGGACAGGGCGTGAGCGTCACGCTGCCCGCACTGGCGTTCGGGCTGATCGCCGGTTTCACCTACAGCCTGTATTACCTGTACGGCAAGGCGTTCTTCCACCGCTACAGCACCCCGGCGCTGCTGGGCGTCGCGCTGCCAGTGGGAGCGTTGGGACTGCTGCCCTTTGTGCTGGCAGAGGGTTTTGCGACCAAGACGGCCCCCGCGTGGGCTGGGCTGGGAAGCATCGCGGTGCTGTCCACCTATCTGGCCTACCTGCTGTACAGCGCGGGCCTGCGCCGTCTGAATGCCACCCGTGCCAGCGTGATCGCCAGCGTGGAGCCGGTGGTGGCTGCCGCGCTGGCCGCGCTGCTGTTTGGCGAGCGACTGGCGGCCTTGGCCCTGCTGGGCGCTGCGCTGGTGATCGGCGCGGCCCTGCTGCTGAGCGTGGAGAAGAAAGCGCCGACACGCGGGCGCTAA
- a CDS encoding ABC transporter ATP-binding protein, with product MTATPMQERGVQTASTPPLHIENLSRVYPSGEGQVQALASFTHTFPPGMTAVVGPSGSGKSTLLNLLAGFDTPSTGHVSVGEVNLTTLSEPARADFRLAHYGFVFQNHNLVSILSAQENVEFPLTLAGLSPKERRARARDLLELVGLANRAGHLPNQLSGGEAQRVAIARALARDPGILLADEPTGNLDSKTGELVLGLLTGAAAEGRRVVLITHDSEVAALAHHRLSVRDGVVTPG from the coding sequence ATGACCGCTACGCCCATGCAGGAACGCGGGGTTCAGACCGCCAGCACCCCGCCGCTGCACATCGAGAATCTGTCGCGCGTCTACCCCAGCGGCGAGGGGCAGGTGCAGGCGCTGGCTTCCTTCACCCACACCTTTCCCCCCGGCATGACGGCGGTGGTGGGGCCTTCGGGCAGCGGCAAGAGCACGCTGCTGAACCTGCTGGCAGGCTTCGACACGCCCAGCACCGGACATGTCTCGGTGGGCGAGGTCAACCTGACCACCCTTTCGGAGCCGGCTCGGGCCGACTTCCGGCTGGCGCACTACGGCTTCGTGTTCCAGAACCACAATCTGGTCAGCATCCTGAGCGCGCAGGAGAACGTGGAGTTTCCGCTGACGCTGGCGGGATTGTCCCCGAAGGAGAGGCGGGCGCGGGCGCGAGACCTGCTGGAACTGGTGGGGCTGGCCAACCGCGCCGGCCACCTGCCCAACCAGCTCTCGGGCGGGGAGGCCCAGCGCGTCGCCATCGCCCGCGCCCTGGCGCGCGATCCGGGCATCCTGCTGGCCGACGAGCCCACTGGAAACCTGGACAGCAAGACGGGCGAATTGGTGCTGGGCCTGCTGACCGGGGCCGCCGCCGAGGGCCGCCGCGTGGTCCTGATCACCCACGATTCAGAGGTGGCGGCGCTGGCGCACCACCGCCTGAGCGTGCGCGACGGCGTGGTGACTCCGGGCTAG
- a CDS encoding ABC transporter permease gives MKWTDLWGLAWRGLTRRRVRTGLTALGITVAVASMVIFLSLGEGIRKVFVEQLGGIGPDIQVSLSGFTQGFAPQPNLPDKAVGDIQALAPELGIKTVTPVVMTIRGSLDVSQSVVLYGLPAAQGIGTVFPNVSAAQGRAFTPADEGQGVAVLGAKAAQNLNLRIGSTLNLNRRNKAEVVGVLAPESGLVDNFIFLPLSTLQKAEGAEGRVSLVAVKLDNPRQAREVATQLSDKLDLEASTQSDFLSFVERALKISDAVRFGISLISLIVGGLAVANTVMMGVFERTREFGTLRAIGARPGFVRALVLSESLLLSLVGGVGGVIVGLVGIWGVNLYTQDLAGIDAAALTPRLVLLALGISLFLGLVSGLLPARTASRLNITEALGRV, from the coding sequence ATGAAATGGACGGATCTATGGGGACTGGCCTGGCGCGGACTGACGCGGCGGCGGGTGCGGACGGGCCTGACTGCGCTGGGGATCACGGTGGCGGTGGCGAGCATGGTGATCTTCCTGTCGCTGGGCGAGGGCATCCGCAAGGTGTTCGTGGAGCAGCTCGGCGGCATCGGCCCGGACATTCAGGTGTCGCTGAGCGGTTTCACGCAGGGCTTTGCCCCGCAGCCCAACCTGCCCGACAAAGCCGTGGGCGACATTCAGGCGCTGGCCCCGGAGCTGGGCATCAAGACGGTGACCCCGGTGGTCATGACCATTCGCGGCAGTCTGGACGTGTCGCAAAGTGTGGTGCTGTACGGTCTGCCCGCCGCCCAGGGCATTGGAACGGTGTTTCCCAATGTCTCGGCGGCGCAGGGCCGCGCCTTCACCCCTGCCGACGAGGGCCAGGGCGTGGCGGTGCTGGGCGCGAAGGCGGCACAGAACCTGAATCTGAGGATAGGCAGCACTCTTAATCTCAACCGCCGCAACAAGGCGGAGGTGGTGGGCGTGCTGGCCCCCGAGTCGGGGCTGGTGGACAACTTCATCTTCCTGCCGCTGAGCACCCTGCAAAAGGCAGAGGGCGCAGAGGGCCGCGTCTCGCTGGTGGCGGTCAAGCTGGACAACCCCCGTCAGGCGCGGGAGGTGGCCACGCAGCTGTCCGACAAGCTGGATCTGGAGGCCTCCACTCAGTCGGATTTCCTGAGCTTCGTGGAGCGGGCGCTGAAGATCAGTGACGCGGTGCGCTTCGGCATCTCGCTGATCTCACTGATCGTGGGCGGGCTGGCGGTGGCGAACACGGTGATGATGGGCGTGTTCGAGCGGACCCGCGAATTCGGGACACTGCGGGCCATCGGGGCGCGGCCCGGCTTCGTGCGGGCCCTAGTTCTGAGCGAGTCGCTGCTGCTGTCGCTGGTGGGCGGTGTGGGCGGCGTGATCGTGGGGCTGGTGGGCATCTGGGGCGTCAACCTGTACACCCAGGACCTGGCCGGCATTGACGCCGCCGCGCTGACCCCCCGGCTGGTCTTGCTGGCGCTGGGCATCAGCCTGTTCTTGGGTCTGGTGTCGGGTCTGCTGCCCGCCCGCACCGCCAGCCGCCTGAACATCACCGAAGCGCTGGGGAGGGTCTGA
- a CDS encoding metalloenzyme domain protein has protein sequence MSGVVWLALDGVGHPIDAPPGSVWEQDLPALRPLIDAGAALDAALGVPGLPQSGTGQSCWLTGLDAVRYMGEHFGPHPGPTLQRLLRQSSLPVRLATVGARAALANHYVPQYLEAQARRPRMGCFPFSFTAGGLPLNPPGVPPLGATLGLNYREPFGAVQSLVETSRLGRELAGAAQGHDLIVADLWFGDLLGHLGRVEGPPADARAAAFAYLARVDALLLGLLDAGARVMISSDHGNLEDLNTKSHTVARVPFAGSAVDLGAATTVVEAGQVIAGWFGLNSVDDGQSLLSPLPG, from the coding sequence TTGAGCGGTGTGGTCTGGCTGGCCCTGGACGGCGTGGGCCACCCCATAGACGCCCCGCCCGGCAGCGTGTGGGAGCAGGACCTGCCCGCACTGCGCCCTCTGATCGACGCTGGAGCCGCTCTGGACGCTGCCCTGGGCGTGCCGGGCCTGCCCCAGTCCGGCACCGGGCAGAGCTGCTGGCTGACGGGCCTGGACGCCGTCAGGTACATGGGCGAGCATTTCGGGCCGCATCCGGGGCCGACCTTGCAACGACTGCTGCGCCAGTCCAGTTTGCCGGTTCGGCTGGCGACTGTGGGAGCGAGGGCAGCGCTGGCGAACCACTACGTGCCGCAGTATCTAGAAGCCCAGGCTCGCCGCCCCCGCATGGGCTGTTTTCCCTTCTCGTTCACGGCGGGGGGCCTGCCGCTCAATCCGCCCGGTGTGCCCCCGCTGGGCGCGACGCTGGGCCTGAATTACCGCGAACCTTTTGGGGCCGTTCAGAGCCTGGTTGAAACCTCGCGTCTGGGACGGGAACTGGCGGGGGCGGCCCAGGGGCATGACCTGATCGTGGCGGATCTGTGGTTCGGGGATCTGCTGGGCCACCTGGGGCGCGTGGAGGGACCGCCCGCCGACGCCCGGGCGGCGGCCTTTGCCTACCTGGCCCGCGTGGACGCCCTGTTGCTGGGATTGCTGGACGCCGGGGCGCGGGTGATGATCAGCAGCGATCACGGCAATCTGGAAGACCTGAACACCAAGTCGCACACCGTGGCGCGTGTGCCGTTCGCCGGATCGGCGGTGGACCTGGGCGCGGCGACGACGGTGGTGGAGGCTGGTCAGGTCATCGCCGGGTGGTTTGGACTGAACTCCGTTGATGACGGGCAATCTCTCCTGTCACCTCTACCCGGCTGA
- a CDS encoding SMI1/KNR4 family protein, with product MSDGTADSLLCGLGVHLPHWYTTFLSNPPSELTTTRNSPDKSAQVPADERIFLRPGQIIRFNRDLWSDRETPWMADGRPWPTNYLVIGEDGGGNFAVIDLTGDDERIWWYDHDVSEGTVIEIAPNIQSYAHSVVAEFERDFQARTHKITMDQARLERKRRSR from the coding sequence ATGTCTGACGGCACTGCCGATTCCCTCCTCTGTGGCCTCGGCGTTCATCTTCCTCACTGGTACACGACCTTCTTGTCCAACCCTCCCAGCGAATTGACCACAACTCGAAATAGCCCCGACAAATCTGCGCAAGTTCCAGCGGATGAGCGGATCTTTCTTCGACCAGGGCAGATCATTCGATTCAACCGGGATCTTTGGTCAGACCGTGAGACACCCTGGATGGCTGATGGCAGGCCCTGGCCAACGAATTATCTGGTCATTGGCGAAGATGGCGGCGGTAACTTTGCTGTCATTGACTTGACGGGCGATGATGAGCGCATCTGGTGGTACGACCATGATGTGAGCGAGGGAACAGTGATTGAAATTGCTCCCAACATCCAGTCCTACGCACACAGCGTTGTTGCTGAATTCGAGCGTGATTTCCAGGCCAGAACCCACAAAATCACAATGGATCAGGCGCGCTTGGAACGCAAACGTCGTTCACGCTAA
- a CDS encoding phosphotransferase family protein, which yields MSGPGPRRKTTLHLLFCEDGQAALHILTTDQTSYFGANVAEAARAAGLPSTLLRRIHFHHAGEVEGVRRAESVWQLEADGDAQLDWRPVSELPPRHRAWAEAALIPARTPWMRPGWHAGALAWLDAELAAQGWTRQGQPTVLKHWQISVLWRVETTGGRVYFKGVPDFFRREVEVTPLLACELTGAAPPVLAADTRRGLLLLADTGEEQSAPDLNALMRHLARVQRASIPLLGGWTLRDRGPEYVLGWLEHLLSDEALLIGQAGGFTPEAAEGLRGQRPQLEAALRRLMTSPLPRTLGHGDLHGGNVVERDGRFTFLDWSDVCLTHPFLDANPAYFLGFEAMDQLGASQRRALAAATDAYLDAWSDLAPLPELRALFNDALTLGELFRALGYVDGIQGAVEDQTEWRGVHLEHLRRLVAQPEG from the coding sequence ATGTCCGGCCCTGGCCCACGCCGCAAGACCACGCTGCACCTGCTGTTTTGCGAGGACGGGCAGGCGGCGCTGCACATCCTGACCACCGATCAGACGTCGTATTTTGGCGCGAACGTGGCAGAGGCGGCGCGGGCCGCTGGCCTGCCCAGCACGCTGTTGCGCCGGATTCACTTCCATCATGCAGGCGAGGTGGAGGGTGTGCGCCGCGCCGAGTCGGTGTGGCAGTTGGAAGCTGATGGGGACGCGCAGCTGGACTGGCGGCCCGTCTCCGAACTCCCACCCCGGCATCGGGCCTGGGCCGAGGCTGCCCTGATCCCCGCCCGCACTCCCTGGATGCGTCCCGGCTGGCACGCTGGCGCTCTGGCGTGGCTGGACGCCGAACTGGCCGCGCAGGGCTGGACGCGCCAGGGACAGCCCACGGTCCTGAAGCACTGGCAGATCAGCGTGCTGTGGCGGGTCGAGACCACTGGCGGGCGGGTGTACTTCAAGGGCGTCCCCGACTTCTTCCGGCGTGAGGTGGAGGTCACGCCCCTGCTGGCCTGCGAACTGACGGGCGCCGCTCCACCTGTGCTGGCCGCCGACACGCGGCGCGGGTTGCTGCTCCTGGCCGATACGGGTGAGGAGCAGAGTGCCCCCGACCTGAACGCGCTCATGCGCCATCTGGCGCGGGTGCAGCGGGCCAGTATTCCGTTGCTGGGCGGCTGGACGCTCCGGGACCGCGGGCCGGAATACGTGCTGGGTTGGCTCGAACACCTTCTCTCGGACGAGGCGCTGTTGATCGGTCAGGCCGGTGGCTTCACACCCGAAGCCGCCGAAGGCCTGCGTGGTCAGCGCCCACAACTGGAAGCTGCCCTGCGACGTCTGATGACCAGCCCGCTGCCACGGACGCTGGGCCACGGGGACCTGCACGGCGGAAACGTGGTGGAGCGGGACGGCCGCTTCACGTTCCTGGACTGGTCCGATGTGTGCCTCACCCACCCGTTTCTGGACGCCAACCCGGCCTATTTCCTGGGCTTCGAGGCGATGGATCAGCTCGGCGCATCACAGCGGCGGGCGCTGGCCGCCGCCACCGACGCCTACCTGGACGCCTGGAGTGACTTAGCGCCGCTGCCTGAACTGCGCGCCCTATTCAACGACGCCCTGACCCTGGGCGAGCTGTTCCGCGCTCTGGGCTACGTGGACGGAATTCAGGGGGCGGTGGAAGACCAGACGGAGTGGCGCGGCGTCCATCTGGAGCATCTGCGCCGCTTGGTGGCACAGCCAGAGGGCTGA